Below is a genomic region from Nocardioides panacis.
GACCTCGCGGAGGTCGTCGGCCCGGAGGGCAGGGTGACCGCGCTGGAGCGCACCGCCGACGCCCTGGACCTGGCGCGGGCCGAGGCGGACGCCCGGGGCACCACGAACGTCGACTTCGTGGTGGGGAACGTGACGGACCTCGACCTCGGGGACGACTCCTTCGACGTGGTGCACGCCCACCAGGTGCTGCAGCACGTCGACGACCCGGTCCGGGCGCTGCGCGAGATGCGTCGGGTCTGCCGAGCCGGCGGGACCGTGGCGGCGCGCGACAGCGACTACAGCGCGTTCGCCTGGTTCCCCGCGACGGCCGGGCTCGACCGGTGGTTGGAGGTGTACCTGCAGGTGGCCCGCGCCAACCACGCGGAGCCCGACGCCGGGCGCCGGCTGCTCTCGTGGGCCCGGGACGCCGGGTTCACCGACGTCACCGCCGGGTCCAGCACCTGGTGCTACG
It encodes:
- a CDS encoding methyltransferase domain-containing protein, with product MTNAYTHGHHESVLRSHRWRTAENSAGYLLPRLHPGMHLLDVGCGPGTITMDLAEVVGPEGRVTALERTADALDLARAEADARGTTNVDFVVGNVTDLDLGDDSFDVVHAHQVLQHVDDPVRALREMRRVCRAGGTVAARDSDYSAFAWFPATAGLDRWLEVYLQVARANHAEPDAGRRLLSWARDAGFTDVTAGSSTWCYASPTDRAWWGGLWADRIVESAVARQAVEGGFATPAELAEIAAGWRRWAEQEDGWFSVLHGEVLARA